A window from Pseudomonas moraviensis encodes these proteins:
- a CDS encoding FecR domain-containing protein, translating into MAVAANRQVFETAASWYVQFQSQPPSLAEQKAWQLWIDSDPAHLAAWNQMEQLQRHLGTLPQDLKRRALNSGQHRRQVLKLLLLVAGTGFVGWNVERHTSLGNVWADYKTGVGQRRTISLADGSQIQLNTDSAIDVSFDAAQRLIRLRGGEILVQTGKLGDQRPFYVQTRDGRIQALGTRFSVHQMPNSTRVGVLEDRVSVQPAQSSIAPLMLKAGEGADFDSRHVGLVHPFQSAEVAWINGQLIVLDARLGDVLEELGRYRSGVLHCDRRARDLRVSGTFRLDSTDAVLANLQASLPINVRYFSRYWVSISYSA; encoded by the coding sequence ATGGCCGTCGCTGCCAACCGCCAGGTATTCGAAACCGCTGCCAGCTGGTATGTGCAGTTTCAATCCCAGCCTCCGAGCCTTGCCGAACAAAAAGCCTGGCAGCTGTGGATAGATAGCGATCCGGCGCATCTGGCGGCGTGGAACCAGATGGAACAATTGCAGCGCCACTTGGGAACGCTGCCGCAGGATCTGAAGCGACGTGCGCTCAATAGCGGCCAACACAGGCGACAGGTACTCAAGCTGTTGCTGCTCGTAGCGGGTACAGGCTTCGTGGGCTGGAATGTTGAACGACACACGTCCCTCGGAAACGTCTGGGCCGACTATAAAACCGGGGTGGGCCAGCGTCGCACCATCAGCCTGGCCGATGGCAGCCAGATCCAGCTCAACACCGACTCTGCGATCGATGTTTCTTTCGACGCAGCGCAACGCCTGATTCGACTGCGCGGCGGTGAAATTCTCGTTCAAACCGGCAAGCTCGGGGATCAGCGACCCTTCTATGTGCAGACCCGTGACGGGCGGATCCAAGCGTTGGGCACCCGCTTCTCGGTGCATCAAATGCCCAACTCAACACGGGTCGGGGTGCTGGAAGATCGAGTCAGCGTTCAACCTGCGCAGTCCTCCATTGCTCCGCTCATGCTGAAAGCAGGCGAAGGTGCGGATTTCGATAGTCGGCATGTCGGCCTTGTTCATCCCTTCCAGTCAGCAGAAGTGGCCTGGATCAACGGCCAGTTGATCGTCCTCGATGCCCGCTTGGGCGATGTCCTCGAAGAGTTGGGACGCTATCGCAGCGGTGTATTGCATTGCGATCGTCGGGCAAGGGATCTGCGCGTCTCCGGGACCTTCCGGCTCGATTCGACCGACGCGGTGCTGGCCAACCTTCAGGCTTCGTTGCCAATCAACGTGCGCTATTTCAGCCGTTACTGGGTCTCGATCAGCTACAGCGCTTGA
- a CDS encoding TonB-dependent siderophore receptor, whose amino-acid sequence MRLPTFRQRFSPHCIAYSLLMASAVSCLVTGHSAFAATASQRYAIAAGPLDNALSQFASTANVILSFSPQQTSRLRSAGLSGDFSVEQGFAQLLQGSGLQAVPQAPGSYILQPLPEGDTLELAPTNINAQLANPMDLDYAADVGYKAQNSRIGTKTSTPLSETPRSVSVVTGQRIKDQKSQTLTDVLGYVPGIFAPPFAAGDSLAGDLFYIRGFNATDYGYGLLRDGLRVQGNRYDTSTEPYGLERVEVFRGPSSLLYGENAPGGLVNLVSKRPTAAPRGEVQLGYGSNNRRQIGVDVSGPLNDSGNVLGRVVMLGRKSDTQTDHVPDDRIYIAPSLTLNFDDFNTLTLLANYQKDHTNMELGLPAAGTLLSNPNGKLSKDTMLGDPDWNTFERETWSTGYEFSHSFNDDWQFRQNSRYMQSRITRHETWPGNLNNAGFGTRLNMTAYDRFNKSMVYSLDNQLEGKFEAGELENTVLFGASYDRTSFNQDWNAGVVGPINVYDPVYLRDPTTPIAVQNTLLEQQMKGVYAQIQSKYDHWLFLLGGRQDWVDSDFRDKVARGSNISSEDKKFTYQGGVMYQFDNGMTPYVSYSTAFVPVQQISNAGAPLDPITSSQYEVGLKYEPIGWDTAFTASVYDLRKKDDTYFDATTSTYRQVGESRAKGVELELNSNLTQNLNVTAAYTYTDAKITKDAATSLVKGHQMTGVPRNQASVWAKYRFLDSDLKGLYVAGGVRYFDSAFAYTSPSLYGKLDAGDVTLVDAAVGYQIDTHWSVDLNAKNLFDKEYVSGCNDAGRCYWGEDRTLLGTVSYNW is encoded by the coding sequence ATGCGTCTTCCCACGTTCCGTCAGCGTTTTTCTCCCCACTGCATTGCCTACAGCTTATTGATGGCCAGCGCTGTGTCCTGTCTGGTCACCGGCCACAGCGCCTTCGCGGCGACCGCATCCCAGCGCTATGCCATCGCTGCCGGCCCGTTGGACAATGCGTTGAGCCAGTTCGCCTCTACCGCGAATGTGATTCTGTCGTTCTCGCCGCAACAGACCAGCCGCCTGCGCAGCGCCGGGTTAAGCGGTGACTTCAGCGTCGAACAAGGCTTCGCCCAGTTGCTGCAAGGTTCTGGTTTACAGGCGGTGCCGCAAGCACCCGGCAGCTACATCCTGCAGCCCTTGCCTGAGGGAGATACCCTGGAACTGGCGCCGACCAACATCAATGCACAGTTGGCCAATCCAATGGATCTGGATTACGCCGCCGACGTTGGCTACAAAGCGCAAAACAGCCGGATCGGTACGAAAACCAGCACACCGCTGTCGGAAACGCCGCGTTCGGTGTCAGTAGTGACCGGGCAGCGCATCAAGGATCAGAAATCCCAGACACTCACCGACGTACTCGGCTACGTGCCGGGAATCTTCGCCCCGCCGTTCGCTGCCGGCGACAGTCTGGCCGGCGATCTGTTTTACATCCGCGGTTTCAACGCCACCGATTACGGCTATGGCCTGCTCCGGGATGGACTGCGCGTGCAGGGCAATCGCTATGACACCAGCACCGAGCCGTACGGACTTGAACGCGTCGAAGTATTCCGTGGTCCTTCTTCGCTGTTGTATGGCGAAAACGCGCCGGGCGGTCTGGTCAATCTGGTCAGCAAGCGCCCGACGGCCGCGCCACGGGGCGAAGTGCAATTGGGCTACGGCTCGAACAACCGCCGGCAGATCGGCGTCGATGTCTCCGGCCCGCTCAATGACAGCGGTAATGTGCTCGGGCGCGTGGTGATGCTCGGACGCAAATCCGATACCCAGACCGATCACGTTCCTGACGACCGCATTTATATCGCCCCTTCGCTGACCCTCAATTTCGACGATTTCAATACGCTGACCCTGCTGGCCAACTACCAGAAAGACCATACCAATATGGAGCTCGGTCTGCCGGCCGCCGGCACGTTGCTGAGCAACCCCAACGGCAAGCTGTCCAAGGACACCATGCTCGGTGACCCGGACTGGAATACTTTCGAGCGGGAAACCTGGAGCACCGGTTACGAGTTCAGCCACTCGTTCAACGATGACTGGCAGTTCCGCCAGAACTCGCGCTACATGCAGTCGCGCATTACCCGTCACGAAACCTGGCCGGGCAATCTGAACAACGCAGGCTTCGGCACGCGGTTGAACATGACTGCGTATGATCGCTTCAACAAATCCATGGTGTATTCGCTGGATAACCAGCTGGAAGGCAAGTTCGAGGCGGGCGAGCTGGAAAACACCGTGCTGTTTGGCGCCAGCTACGATCGCACCTCGTTCAATCAGGACTGGAATGCCGGGGTTGTCGGACCGATCAATGTGTATGACCCGGTTTACCTGCGCGATCCGACCACGCCGATTGCCGTGCAAAACACCTTGCTCGAGCAGCAGATGAAGGGCGTGTATGCACAGATCCAGAGCAAGTACGACCACTGGCTGTTCCTGCTGGGAGGGCGTCAGGACTGGGTCGACAGCGACTTCCGCGACAAGGTGGCCCGAGGCAGCAACATCAGCTCCGAAGACAAGAAGTTCACGTACCAGGGCGGTGTGATGTATCAGTTCGACAACGGCATGACGCCGTATGTCAGCTATTCCACAGCATTCGTGCCGGTGCAGCAGATTTCCAATGCCGGCGCCCCACTTGATCCGATTACCAGCAGCCAGTACGAAGTGGGCCTCAAATACGAACCGATCGGCTGGGATACAGCCTTCACCGCTTCGGTGTATGACCTGCGCAAGAAGGACGACACCTATTTCGACGCAACGACGTCGACCTATCGCCAGGTGGGTGAAAGCCGTGCCAAGGGTGTGGAGCTGGAACTCAACAGCAATCTGACGCAGAACCTCAATGTCACGGCGGCTTATACCTACACCGATGCAAAAATCACCAAGGATGCGGCGACGTCGCTGGTCAAGGGCCATCAAATGACCGGAGTGCCGCGTAATCAGGCCTCGGTCTGGGCGAAATACCGCTTCCTCGACAGTGATCTGAAAGGCTTGTATGTCGCGGGTGGTGTGCGTTATTTCGATAGCGCATTCGCTTATACATCGCCTTCGCTGTACGGAAAGCTGGATGCCGGCGACGTCACGTTGGTAGACGCGGCGGTTGGTTATCAGATCGATACACACTGGAGTGTCGATCTGAATGCGAAAAACCTGTTCGACAAGGAATATGTGTCGGGCTGCAACGACGCAGGCCGCTGTTATTGGGGTGAGGATCGTACCCTGCTCGGTACGGTGTCTTATAACTGGTGA
- the mnmE gene encoding tRNA uridine-5-carboxymethylaminomethyl(34) synthesis GTPase MnmE, translating into MSTPRETIAAVATAQGRGGVGIVRISGPLASVAAKAISGRELKPRYAHYGPFFSDDQQVLDEGLALYFPGPNSFTGEDVLELQGHGGPIVLDMLLKRCLELGCRLARPGEFSERAFLNDKLDLAQAEAIADLIEASSAQAARNALRSLQGAFSQRVHNLTEQLIGLRIYVEAAIDFPEEEIDFLADGHVLSMLDKVRNELSTVLREAGQGALLRDGMTVVIAGRPNAGKSSLLNALAGREAAIVTEIAGTTRDILREHIHIDGMPLHVVDTAGLRDTDDHVEKIGVERALKAIGEADRVLLVVDATAPEALDPFALWPEFLETRPDPAKVTLIRNKSDLSGEAIALETSDDGHVTISLSAKSAEGLDLLRDHLKACMGYEQTSESSFSARRRHLEALRHASAALEHGRAQLTLAGAGELLAEDLRQAQHSLGEITGAFSSDDLLGRIFSSFCIGK; encoded by the coding sequence CTGAAACCGCGTTACGCCCATTACGGGCCGTTTTTCAGTGACGATCAGCAGGTACTGGATGAAGGTCTGGCTCTGTATTTCCCGGGTCCGAACTCGTTCACCGGCGAAGACGTTTTGGAATTGCAGGGCCACGGTGGCCCGATCGTATTGGACATGTTGCTCAAGCGCTGTCTGGAACTGGGTTGCCGCCTCGCTCGGCCAGGGGAATTCAGCGAACGTGCTTTTCTCAATGACAAACTCGATCTGGCCCAGGCCGAGGCGATTGCCGATTTGATCGAAGCGAGTTCCGCACAGGCTGCGCGCAATGCCTTGCGCTCATTACAGGGTGCGTTTTCCCAGCGTGTTCATAACCTGACCGAACAGTTGATCGGCCTGCGTATCTACGTCGAAGCCGCGATCGACTTTCCGGAAGAGGAAATCGATTTCCTTGCCGATGGCCACGTGCTGAGCATGCTCGACAAAGTGCGCAATGAGTTATCCACAGTGCTTCGCGAAGCCGGGCAGGGTGCGCTGTTGCGCGATGGCATGACGGTGGTGATTGCCGGTCGGCCGAATGCCGGCAAATCCAGCCTGTTGAATGCATTGGCGGGGCGCGAAGCCGCCATCGTCACCGAGATCGCCGGTACCACGCGGGATATCCTGCGCGAACATATCCACATCGACGGCATGCCATTGCACGTGGTCGATACTGCAGGGCTGCGGGACACCGATGATCATGTGGAAAAGATCGGGGTGGAACGGGCGTTGAAAGCCATTGGTGAAGCGGATCGGGTTTTACTGGTGGTCGATGCGACCGCACCGGAGGCATTGGATCCCTTTGCTCTTTGGCCGGAATTCCTCGAAACCCGACCGGACCCGGCAAAAGTGACGCTGATCCGTAACAAGTCCGACCTCTCGGGCGAAGCGATCGCTTTGGAAACCAGTGACGACGGTCATGTAACCATCAGCCTCAGCGCCAAATCCGCGGAAGGCCTCGACCTGCTGCGGGACCATCTCAAGGCGTGCATGGGTTACGAGCAGACGTCGGAAAGCAGCTTTAGCGCACGTCGCCGGCATCTGGAAGCACTGCGTCACGCCAGCGCGGCATTGGAGCACGGCCGCGCCCAACTGACCCTGGCCGGTGCGGGCGAATTGCTCGCCGAGGATTTACGCCAGGCTCAGCATTCGCTTGGAGAAATTACCGGTGCGTTCAGCTCGGATGATTTGCTGGGGAGGATTTTCTCCAGCTTCTGCATCGGCAAATAA